One genomic window of Carassius auratus strain Wakin chromosome 14, ASM336829v1, whole genome shotgun sequence includes the following:
- the LOC113113687 gene encoding fibroblast growth factor-binding protein 1-like, whose amino-acid sequence MRGRSLPFILSLLFLLLSFSEAKKKSKQPSETVTESDSTVVNPSLGSGQLSTKDGHRCTWEARERGANIQLQVSCTTPSEDGLRPHYTCQFAGKPQECSIYSSQSSQYWKQVVSKLKKRKNACEGEKVLKTRLCKKAPSASHMKLTERSGEETTTHMSKGMPEESKRKTEAPTKKVKEVQKDKEEEKEEVKKEEDEGFGEVMNDGFSDMEPAVSYCGEGWSSVCNFFAKFFNA is encoded by the coding sequence ATGCGAGGGCGGAGTCTACCCTTCATCCtttccctcctcttcctcctcctgtcATTCTCTGAGGCAAAAAAGAAGTCCAAGCAGCCATCAGAAACAGTGACTGAATCAGACAGTACAGTGGTAAACCCCTCGCTGGGGTCAGGTCAACTGAGCACTAAGGATGGGCACCGCTGCACCTGGGAGGCGCGAGAGAGAGGAGCTAACATCCAGCTCCAGGTGAGCTGCACCACCCCAAGTGAGGATGGGCTCAGACCTCACTACACGTGCCAGTTTGCTGGAAAACCTCAGGAATGCTCTATCTACAGCTCCCAGTCCTCCCAGTACTGGAAACAGGTGGTTAGCAAACTGAAGAAGCGAAAGAATGCTTGCGAGGGGGAGAAAGTCCTGAAAACACGACTGTGTAAGAAAGCACCCAGCGCATCTCACATGAAACTCACGGAGAGAAGCGGAGAAGAGACCACCACGCACATGAGCAAGGGAATGCCAGAAGAGAGCAAACGGAAAACGGAGGCACCCACGAAGAAAGTAAAAGAAGTTCAGAAAGATAAGgaagaggagaaagaggaggTGAAGAAAGAGGAGGATGAGGGGTTCGGAGAAGTAATGAATGATGGATTCTCAGACATGGAGCCCGCTGTGAGCTACTGCGGAGAGGGATGGTCTTCTGTCTGCAACTTCTTTGCCAAGttttttaatgcttaa
- the LOC113113691 gene encoding D(1)-like dopamine receptor, with the protein MSIMKRFGQMQYFPDMFLEMENGTNHTQDRAHGAQEEEDGDGQNSVRALLGFVLFLLIVSTLLGNTLVCAAVVKFRHLRSKVTNFFVISLAVSDLFVAVLVMPWEAISAVAGTWLFGRFCAIWIAFDIMCSTASILNLCIISVDRYWAIASPFRYERKMTHRVAFMMIGVAWTLSILISFIPVQLNWHMAEEGDQGAGAGNGTDYSDNCKANLNRTYAISSSLISFYIPVIIMIATYTRIFRIAQTQIRRISSLERAAEHAQNHHQSNDCSNENSLKTTFKKETKVLKTLSIIMGVFVFCWLPFFVLNCMVPFCQCVSDTTFTIFVWFGWANSSLNPVIYAFNADFRKAFSSILGCNKIFPSTTVEAVNFSNELVSYQHDTTLQKEAQPLAVQIPNPRKEPSLSFDKDSVSSNVSRNHKNVLLPNIGQFECDGEISLDTITPFTSTGLMECEGIPGQIINE; encoded by the coding sequence CCGGATATGTTTTTAGAGATGGAAAACGGTACAAACCACACGCAGGACCGCGCGCACGGTGCGCAAGAGGAAGAGGATGGAGACGGACAGAACAGCGTGCGCGCTCTGCTGGGTTTCGTGCTCTTCCTTCTCATCGTCTCCACGCTGCTAGGGAATACGCTCGTGTGTGCCGCCGTGGTCAAATTCAGGCACCTCCGCTCCAAAGTGACCAACTTTTTCGTAATTTCTCTGGCCGTTTCTGATCTCTTCGTAGCCGTCCTGGTGATGCCATGGGAGGCGATATCCGCGGTGGCGGGCACTTGGCTCTTCGGCCGGTTTTGCGCCATCTGGATCGCCTTTGACATCATGTGCTCCACCGCGTCCATCCTCAACCTGTGCATCATCAGCGTGGACCGCTACTGGGCCATAGCGAGCCCGTTCCGCTACGAGCGCAAGATGACCCACCGGGTGGCTTTCATGATGATCGGAGTGGCTTGGACGCTGTCCATCCTCATCTCTTTTATCCCGGTCCAGCTCAATTGGCACATGGCTGAGGAAGGTGACCAGGGCGCAGGGGCTGGTAACGGCACCGACTACAGCGACAACTGCAAAGCCAATCTGAACCGGACGTATGCCATCTCGTCTTCGCTGATAAGTTTCTACATACCCGTGATCATCATGATCGCCACGTACACGAGGATATTCCGTATTGCGCAAACACAGATCCGCAGGATCTCCTCTTTGGAAAGGGCAGCGGAGCACGCGCAAAACCATCACCAGTCCAACGACTGCTCCAACGAGAACTCGCTGAAAACCACTTTCAAGAAAGAGACCAAAGTTTTAAAAACACTCTCGATCATTATGGGGGTCTTTGTGTTCTGCTGGCTGCCCTTTTTCGTGCTCAACTGCATGGTGCCCTTCTGCCAGTGCGTGAGTGACACTACCTTCACCATCTTCGTGTGGTTCGGCTGGGCCAATTCCTCCCTCAATCCCGTTATTTATGCGTTTAACGCGGACTTCAGAAAAGCGTTCTCCTCGATTTTGGGTTGCAACAAAATTTTCCCCAGCACCACAGTGGAGGCGGTGAATTTCAGTAACGAGCTGGTGTCGTATCAACACGACACGACGCTTCAGAAGGAAGCGCAACCGCTGGCTGTCCAGATCCCGAACCCTAGAAAAGAGCCCAGTCTTTCGTTTGATAAGGATTCGGTTAGCTCGAACGTGTCCCGCAACCACAAAAACGTGCTCTTACCCAACATAGGACAGTTTGAGTGCGACGGGGAGATTTCCCTGGACACTATCACACCATTCACCTCCACCGGACTCATGGAGTGCGAGGGGATCCCAGGCCAAATTATTAATGAATGA